A DNA window from Streptomyces canus contains the following coding sequences:
- a CDS encoding patatin-like phospholipase family protein, whose product MTGVLAGLCDAGVDPARADVVIGTSAGAIFGSRLLAGETARELYERQLARADRVGLAVTSAQTLRFLWAALGSRDPERSVLRLGRAALKARTGPESDVYDALRPLLRSVGDWPDRALRITAVDALSGQLTAFDADSGVTLLEAVVASCAVPVVWPAITLAGRRWMDGGSRSTANIHLARGRHHVLAIAPIPAAVGPHPAAEQQAAVLAAEGAHVTLVTPDRSARRAMGRDLTSDARRPAAARAGHAQATALAASVHPLWRAER is encoded by the coding sequence ATGACGGGAGTTCTCGCGGGCCTGTGCGACGCCGGTGTCGACCCGGCCCGCGCGGATGTCGTCATCGGGACCTCGGCCGGTGCGATCTTCGGTTCGCGTCTCCTCGCGGGCGAGACCGCGCGCGAGCTGTACGAACGCCAACTGGCCCGCGCCGACCGGGTGGGCCTCGCTGTGACGTCTGCTCAGACGCTTCGCTTTCTGTGGGCCGCGCTGGGCTCCCGCGATCCGGAGCGTTCCGTGCTGCGCCTCGGGCGAGCGGCGCTGAAGGCCCGCACGGGTCCTGAGTCCGATGTGTACGACGCCCTGCGTCCACTGCTGCGGAGCGTGGGGGACTGGCCCGACCGCGCACTGCGGATCACCGCCGTCGACGCCCTCTCCGGGCAACTGACGGCCTTCGACGCCGACTCGGGCGTCACGCTCCTCGAAGCCGTCGTCGCAAGCTGCGCTGTACCCGTGGTCTGGCCCGCGATCACCTTGGCCGGGCGCCGCTGGATGGACGGGGGCAGCCGTTCCACGGCCAACATCCACCTCGCGCGTGGCCGTCACCACGTCCTGGCCATCGCCCCGATCCCCGCCGCCGTGGGTCCTCATCCCGCTGCCGAACAGCAGGCGGCCGTCCTCGCCGCCGAAGGCGCCCACGTCACCCTCGTGACGCCGGACCGCTCCGCACGCCGGGCCATGGGCCGCGACTTGACGTCCGACGCGCGCCGCCCCGCGGCCGCCCGGGCCGGCCACGCCCAGGCGACGGCCCTCGCGGCCTCGGTGCACCCGCTCTGGCGCGCCGAGCGGTGA
- a CDS encoding TetR/AcrR family transcriptional regulator, producing the protein MATAPVRRRDARGNRELLVEAAHEVFTEQGLEAPLDVIARRAGVGNATLYRHFPSRAALVDAVFRDPLTGTMAAGEQARAAADPWEGLVGYMEAVFAVLATDRGTNDLMTTHLEGVESLQAVHAHNRATMELLLRRGCKAGSIRADVTTEDVLFALAALGRAVPSLATAVGPEAWRRPLALLLDGLRASPAVAPLPSPALTADELGDVLQGLGPHRPPRSSPG; encoded by the coding sequence ATAGCGACGGCGCCGGTACGGCGTCGCGATGCGCGAGGCAACCGGGAGTTGCTGGTCGAGGCCGCTCACGAGGTGTTCACGGAGCAGGGGTTGGAGGCACCCCTGGACGTCATCGCGCGCCGGGCGGGGGTGGGAAACGCCACGCTCTACCGGCATTTTCCGAGCCGTGCCGCCCTGGTCGACGCGGTCTTCCGCGACCCGCTGACGGGCACCATGGCCGCGGGCGAGCAGGCCCGGGCCGCCGCGGATCCCTGGGAGGGACTCGTCGGCTACATGGAAGCGGTGTTCGCCGTCCTGGCGACCGATCGCGGTACGAACGACCTGATGACGACGCACCTCGAGGGCGTCGAGTCATTGCAGGCCGTGCACGCCCACAACCGGGCGACGATGGAACTGCTCCTGCGCCGTGGGTGTAAGGCGGGAAGCATCCGGGCGGACGTCACGACAGAGGACGTCCTCTTCGCGCTCGCCGCGCTCGGCCGGGCCGTCCCCTCCCTCGCCACGGCCGTCGGCCCCGAAGCCTGGCGTCGTCCTCTCGCCCTGCTCCTCGACGGTCTGCGCGCCTCGCCGGCCGTCGCACCCCTCCCGTCCCCCGCGCTTACGGCGGACGAACTCGGCGATGTACTCCAAGGATTGGGACCGCACCGGCCACCCCGCAGCTCGCCCGGCTGA